In Fusarium oxysporum f. sp. lycopersici 4287 chromosome 2, whole genome shotgun sequence, a genomic segment contains:
- a CDS encoding CAMK/CAMKL protein kinase: protein MVWMVLEYCSGDELYNHLLEHGPLPVPKVQKIFTQLVGAVSYVHNQSCVHRDLKLENILFDKHENVKLVDFGFTREYEGRTNHLQTFCGTICYSAPEMLKGEKYAGEKVDVWSLGIILYALLCGELPFDDDDDNITRTKILSEDPKFPDNMPPEAIPLIKSLLSKRPLLRPSLPEILSNSFLAEHAPTQRAILDVQQPPPFSTPLEKDCLQRMRSSGVNIDGVIESVLAQKCDALAGWWALLLEKEQRKMQRREKKRREREIDSRSIRRLSAASSRLERMAPILHEVDEANGTGRHLRLEPSNSRNRGRSERRSAHYVDYVVTDLPQLPELGRDSGGMNEDGDRPPPPVDKDSIRSVSTSRQRRPIPPPKEGLIRSARSRGSTLHLVTTSDALASNASDEHHQQNGHERPRRRPSQPLISHWKNMTHWLVESATRRRRGHARRTSQSTPDLHKKEGSTASSKDGSSRPQTSKYPNSTSPGTQPTASLPKGVVANGQKAYQAGSSTQRTASGSLASPTIPPPRIATSYKRQSLSPSPLTPRSTVRRSSAGLRGRKSTSSSVSSVRSIHHHHHSHSKASSTSSAASFSTSMSKTPLQRGHSPHHSVKVLPATPTSVAFPSNIRLVRATPPTLNMFNEGMPSEGPPQAPGSPNPFASGIMFAKRKRNLFKGPTLNQFGGPSQGQRNSGSGSHSRSASASGLGRRSGEITIQEEDEGSEDDDDVEEVDVFSPVIGGPGERIEEQIFEENEPQPSLEPAPTIIQNKSEGPSTTTAGKAPAT from the exons ATGGTCTGGATGGTTCTCGAGTACTGTTCTG GCGATGAACTCTACAACCACCTGCTCGAGCACGGTCCACTCCCCGTTCCGAAAGTACAAAAGATCTTTACACAACTCGTCGGCGCAGTTAGCTATGTTCACAATCAGTCCTGTGTCCATCGAGAcctcaagcttgagaacATCCTCTTCGACAAACACGAAAACGTCAAACTGGTCGACTTCGGTTTCACAAGAGAGTACGAGGGAAGGACGAACCACCTACAAACATTTTGCGGTACGATCTGCTATTCTGCACCCGAGATGCTCAAGGGCGAAAAGTACGCTGGTGAAAAGGTTGATGTTTGGAGTTTAGGCATCATCCTTTATGCGCTACTGTGCGGTGAACTTCCcttcgatgacgatgacgataaTATTACCCGGACCAAGATTCTGAGCGAAGATCCCAAGTTTCCTGACAATATGCCCCCCGAGGCCATTCCTTTGATCAAGTCATTATTATCGAAAAGGCCATTGTTACGTCCATCGTTGCCCGAGATTCTCTCGAATTCATTCTTGGCTGAACATGCCCCAACACAGAGAGCCATTCTGGATGTTCAGCAACCGCCACCTTTCTCGACGCCCTTGGAGAAGGATTGCTTGCAGAGAATGCGAAGTTCTGGTGTCAATATTGACGGAGTGATTGAAAGTGTCTTGGCACAGAAGTGCGATGCTTTGGCTGGCTGGTGGGCTCTGTTATTGGAAAAGGAACAACGCAAGATGCAGCgcagggagaagaagagaagagaaagagagatcGACAGCCGCAGCATTCGACGACTGTCCGCGGCATCTAGTCGGCTAGAAAGAATGGCTCCAATCCTGCACGAAGTTGACGAGGCAAACGGCACCGGGCGGCATTTGAGACTTGAACCGTCAAACTCCCGGAACAGGGGGAGGAGCGAGCGACGAAGCGCACATTACGTCGACTATGTTGTGACAGATCTTCCACAGCTTCCAGAACTTGGTAGGGACTCAGGAGGAATgaatgaagatggcgatCGTCCTCCACCGCCTGTTGACAAAGACTCGATAAGGTCTGTGTCGACATCTCGCCAGCGCAGGCCTATTCCGCCACCTAAGGAGGGTTTGATACGCAGTGCTCGGTCTCGAGGCTCTACTCTTCACCTTGTCACGACTTCGGACGCACTGGCTTCGAATGCTAGTGACgagcatcatcagcagaaCGGCCACGAAAGGCCACGAAGGAGACCTAGTCAGCCGCTGATATCCCACTGGAAGAACATGACACATTGGCTTGTTGAAAGTGCGACAAGGAGGAGACGTGGCCACGCGAGACGAACCAGCCAGAGCACCCCTGACCTACACAAGAAGGAGGGGAGCACGGCCAGCAGTAAAGACGGAAGTTCGCGACCACAAACAAGCAAATATCCTAACTCAACCTCACCAGGAACACAACCAACTGCTTCACTACCGAAGGGAGTTGTGGCTAACGGCCAGAAGGCCTATCAGGCTGGGAGCAGTACCCAACGAACGGCGTCAGGAAGTCTAGCGTCACCAACAATCCCGCCACCTCGGATCGCGACGTCGTACAAACGGCAGTCATTGTCCCCTTCTCCTCTTACGCCGAGATCGACTGTTAGGCGGTCGTCAGCTGGACTTCGGGGCCGAAAGTCGACATCATCCTCGGTATCCTCTGTTcgatccatccatcatcaccaccactcCCATTCCAAGGCGTCGTCTACGAGCTCAGCTGCTTCATTCTCTACTTCGATGTCCAAGACACCTCTTCAGCGAGGGCATTCGCCACACCACTCAGTCAAGGTGCTTCCAGCAACACCCACGTCCGTCGCCTTCCCATCCAATATTCGTCTCGTGCGAGCCACTCCGCCAACTCTGAATATGTTCAATGAAGGCATGCCATCTGAAGGTCCCCCACAAGCTCCAGGTTCGCCTAACCCTTTTGCATCAGGCATCATGTTTGCCAAGCGAAAACGGAATTTGTTCAAGGGCCCGACGCTAAACCAATTTGGTGGGCCCTCTCAAGGCCAACGCAACAGTGGCTCCGGTTCGCATTCCCGCAGTGCTAGTGCCTCTGGCCTGGGACGCCGATCTGGAGAAATCACgatacaagaagaagacgagggatcagaagacgacgacgatgttgaagaagttgatgttTTTAGCCCGGTAATAGGCGGACCGGGGGAGCGGATCGAGGAGCAGATCTTTGAAGAGAATGAGCCTCAGCCGAGCCTAGAACCAGCGCCTACCATCATTCAAAACAAGTCAGAAGGCCCGTCCACGACCACTGCGGGGAAGGCACCTGCGACTTGA